A single Ischnura elegans chromosome 13 unlocalized genomic scaffold, ioIscEleg1.1 SUPER_13_unloc_4, whole genome shotgun sequence DNA region contains:
- the LOC124173302 gene encoding uncharacterized protein LOC124173302, whose translation MAATNKHMGSLSADDILEMLGDSDVDIPGEISSGEDEEHDFNEYLEEYSSEDDVPLASLRSPNSEKGTPKNKKWTRDKMPPYVHDVEDLFCENEEGSQNFLDMFFEYFPPSFWKSVVEQSNLYSVQVRDHRSINMTYDEIIRFVGVSILMERDGLVLDFHIYVGKGTIPDKDMRELGLGAGIVKLLTRTISHSIIYCDRFFTSEKLGIEDQQIDHEDQTQQKRRRIIHPVNDVRFDRINHWPIFSNDKNASRCRHWLFIKN comes from the exons atggcggccaCAAATAAGCACATGGGAA GCCTCTCTGCTGATGACATTTTGGAAATGTTAGGAGATAGTGATGTGGATATTCCAGGGGAAATATCTAGTGGTGAAGATGAAGAAcatgattttaatgaatatttagaagaATATTCAAGTGAAGATGATGTTCCACTAGCATCACTCCGTTCACCGAATTCAGAAAAAggcactccgaagaataaaaaatggacaCGTGACAA GATGCCACCATATGTACACGACGTAGAAGATCTCTTTTGTGAAAATGAGGAAGGGAGTCAAAATTTCCTCGATATGTTTTTcgagtattttcctcccagctttTGGAAAAGTGTGGTAGAACAAAGCAACCTGTATTCAGTACAAGTAAGAGATCATCGCTCCATTAATATGACCTACGATGAAATCATCAGATTTGTTGGAGTGTCCATTTTGATGG AAAGAGATGGTCTTGTTCTTGATTTTCATATCTATGTTGGAAAAGGAACCATTCCTGATAAGGACATGAGGGAGCTTGGTCTGGGCGCAGGAATTGTGAAGTTGCTAACGAGGACGATCAGCCATTCCATCATCTACTGCGACCGCTTCTTCACTAGTGAAAAACTAG GCATTGAAGATCAGCAAATTGACCACGAGGATCAAACCCAGCAAAAACGTCGAAGAATCATACACCCTGTCAATGACGTCAGATTTGACAGGATAAATCATTGGCCTATTTTTAGCAATGACAAAAATGCATCACGATGCAGACACTGGCTGTTCATCAAGAACTAG